A single genomic interval of Prunus dulcis chromosome 5, ALMONDv2, whole genome shotgun sequence harbors:
- the LOC117627554 gene encoding tobamovirus multiplication protein 2A yields the protein MACRGCWECVLKLLNFVLTLVGLAMVGYGIYLLVEYLKAADTVAMSSLVGDNQALIQLSRPMLMTVSLSSNILDNLPKAWFIYLFIGIGAIIFVISCFGCVAAVTRNGCCLSCYSVLLILLILVELGGAAFIFFDKSWEAEIPTDKSGDFEMIYAFLKAHWDIVRWVALGAVVFEALLFLLALVVRAANRPAEYDSDDELIAPRQQIRQPLINNRPAVPATGVPVAGASDQRPNRNDAWSTRMREKYGLDTAEFTYNPSESNRFQPVPAQPQEERSRCSIM from the exons ATGGCCTGCAGAGGGTGCTGGGAGTGCGTATTGAAGCTATTGAACTTTGTTCTGACCCTTGTGGGGCTGGCCATGGTGGGTTATGGGATCTACCTGCTGGTTGAATACCTGAAAGCTGCTGACACAGTTGCCATGTCTTCGCTTGTGGGTGACAATCAAGCTTTGATACAGCTCAGCCGACCTATGCTCATGACTGTGTCTCTTTCATCTAATATCTTGGATAATTTGCCAAAAGCTTG GTTCATCTACTTGTTTATTGGAATTGGAGCAATTATATTTGTCATCTCTTGTTTTGGTTGCGTGGCCGCCGTGACACGGAATGGCTGCTGCTTGAGTTGT TACTCAGTTTTGCTGATCCTTTTGATATTGGTAGAGCTGGGAGGTGCAGCCTTTATATTCTTTGACAAAAGCTGGGAAGCT GAAATCCCAACAGATAAAAGTGGAGATTTTGAGATGATATATGCATTTCTGAAAGCTCACTGGGACATTGTTAGATGGGTTGCTCTTGGAGCCGTTGTCTTCGAG GCTCTACTTTTCTTGCTAGCTCTTGTGGTTAGGGCAGCAAACAGACCAGCAGAGTATGACAGTGATGATGAGCTCATTGCTCCAAGGCAACAAATTAGACAGCCATTGATCAATAACAGGCCAGCAGTTCCGGCAACTGGTGTACCTGTTGCTGGGGCTAGTGATCAACGACCGAACAGAAATGATGCTTGGAGTACACGCATGAGGGAAAAG TACGGGCTTGATACAGCTGAGTTTACATACAACCCATCTGAGTCAAACAGGTTCCAGCCGGTACCAGCTCAGCCACAAGAAGAAAGGAGCCGATGCAGCATCATGTGA
- the LOC117628874 gene encoding uncharacterized protein LOC117628874 has product MNSVGSSSDGNTSNNNGEHGDNDNTPLWKYVKKLEKDGKAGGNTSFQCNYCQKTFKGSYFRVKSHLLKLKGNGVASCTKVTNSHLMEMEKVVEEAELRVKMAQLRDVPLPTSNTSSQGGSSSGLGMSSNWCSDSKKRKGNPIEKAFNNNLREQLDGEIARMFYTGGLSFQFSRNPHYVNAFRIACSKTLPGYQPPGYNMLRTTLLRKEKNNIEECLQPMKRAWQSKGVSVCSDGWSDAQRRPLINVMAVCESGPMFLKAINCEGECKDKFFMANLLIESIREIGPQNVVQVVTDNAPVCKAAGHIVEAKFKHIFWTPCVVHTLNLALKNICSPVPRNPEVYEQCSWISTISSDAWFIKNFIMNHNMRLSMYNDHCKLKLLSVAETRFASTIVMLRRFKQVKQGLEQMVISEQWDIYKEDDVVKARTVKEKILDECFWEDIDYILNFTSPIYEMLRLSDTDMPCLHLIYEWWDSMIEKVKTIIYRKERKQLNEESMFFNVVHEILVDRWTKSSTPLHCFAHSLNPKYYCKEWLDMAPNRCPPHKDIEITRERKKCIERFFSNEVERRAVNEEYASFSACIEDFSGMDSMKDRGFMAPVKWWVIHGASTPKLQTIALKLLGHPSSSSCCERNWSTYNFIHSIKRNKITPERAEDLVFVHSNLRLLSRKRPEYKEGETHMWDVGGDAFDSMDLENAGVLEIANLSLDEPDLEGIIFTHDE; this is encoded by the exons ATGAATAGTGTGGGTAGTTCTAGTGATGGGAATACTAGTAATAATAATGGGGAGCATGGAGATAATGATAATACTCCTTTATGGAAATATGTCAAGAAGCTTGAGAAAGATGGTAAAGCCGGTGGCAATACTTCATTCCAATGCAACTATTGCCAAAAAACTTTCAAAGGATCATACTTTAGAGTGAAGAGTCACTTGTTAAAACTCAAAGGCAATGGAGTTGCTAGTTGCACTAAAGTTACAAATTCTCATTTGATGGAGATGGAAAAAGTAGTGGAGGAAGCGGAATTGAGGGTTAAAATGGCACAACTTAGAGATGTACCCTTACCCACCTCCAACACTTCAAGTCAAGGAGGTTCAAGTAGTGGTTTGGGTATGAGTTCAAATTGGTGTAGTGACTCAAAGAAGAGGAAGGGTAATCCTATTGAGAAAGCATTTAACAATAATCTTAGAGAGCAATTAGATGGTGAGATTGCAAGAATGTTTTACACTGGTGGCTtgtcatttcaattttcaaggaATCCTCATTATGTGAATGCCTTTAGAATTGCTTGTAGTAAAACACTTCCGGGTTACCAACCCCCCGGTTACAATATGTTGAGAACTACACTTCTCCgaaaagagaagaataacATTGAGGAGTGTTTGCAACCAATGAAGAGGGCATGGCAAAGTAAAGGGGTAAGTGTTTGTAGTGATGGGTGGTCGGATGCACAAAGAAGACCTCTCATTAATGTGATGGCCGTTTGTGAAAGTGGGCCTATGTTCTTGAAGGCAATAAATTGTGAAGGTGAGTGTAAGGATAAATTTTTCATGGCGAACTTGCTTATTGAATCAATCCGGGAAATAGGTCCTCAAAATGTGGTCCAAGTGGTCACCGATAATGCTCCGGTTTGTAAGGCGGCCGGACATATTGTTGAGGCAAAGTTTAAGCACATCTTTTGGACACCATGTGTGGTTCATACTCTCAATCTTGCTTTGAAGAACATATGCTCACCCGTGCCAAGAAATCCGGAAGTGTATGAGCAATGTAGTTGGATTTCAACAATCTCAAGTGATGCATGGtttattaagaattttattatGAACCATAATATGAGGTTGTCAATGTATAATGATCATTGTAAGTTGAAGTTGCTCTCCGTTGCCGAGACACGTTTTGCTTCTACAATTGTGATGCTTAGAAGATTTAAGCAAGTGAAACAAGGCTTAGAGCAAATGGTTATTAGTGAGCAATGGGACATTTATAAAGAGGATGATGTGGTAAAAGCAAGAACGgtgaaggaaaaaatattggatgaGTGCTTTTGGGAGGACATTGATTACATACTTAACTTTACTTCTCCAATATATGAGATGCTTAGGTTGAGTGACACGGATATGCCTTGTCTTCACTTGATTTATGAGTGGTGGGATAGTATGATAGAAAAAGTGAAGACAATTATATATCGAAAGGAACGCAAGCAACTCAATGAAGAGTCAATGTTCTTCAATGTGGTGCATGAAATTTTGGTGGACCGATGGACCAAGAGTAGCACACCACTCCATTGCTTCGCACACTCTCTAAATCCTAA GTATTATTGCAAGGAATGGCTTGATATGGCTCCTAATCGTTGTCCTCCACATAAAGACATTGAGATTACAAGGGAGAGGAAGAAATGTATTGAGAGATTCTTTTCTAATGAGGTGGAGAGAAGAGCGGTTAATGAGGAGTATGCCTCTTTTTCGGCATGTATTGAAGATTTTTCGGGTATGGACTCCATGAAAGATAGAGGTTTCATGGCTCCGGTAAAATGGTGGGTTATCCATGGAGCTTCCACaccaaaacttcaaaccataGCATTGAAGCTACTTGGACatccttcttcctcctcatgTTGTGAAAGAAATTGGAGCACTTACAACTTCATTCATTCTATTAAGAGGAACAAGATAACACCGGAAAGAGCGGAAGATTTAGTATTTGTGCATAGCAATCTTCGTCTCCTTTCAAGGAAAAGGCCCGAATATAAAGAAGGGGAAACTCATATGTGGGATGTTGGAGGCGATGCATTTGATTCCATGGATTTGGAAAATGCCGGAGTGCTTGagattgcaaacctctctcttgaTGAACCGGACTTAGAAGGCATCATATTTACCCATGATGAATGA